A single window of Leeuwenhoekiella sp. MAR_2009_132 DNA harbors:
- a CDS encoding DEAD/DEAH box helicase yields the protein MTFKELGLIDPILKALADKGYTHPTPIQQQAIPVLLRGQDLLGSAQTGTGKTAAFTIPILQQIYNNIGSGKGTRKLKALIITPTRELAIQIDDNVTEYSKYTGIKNTVIFGGVKQASQVSAMRKGVDVLTATPGRLLDLVKQGFISLKDIEYLVLDEADQMLDMGFIHDIKKVLKLVPHDRQSLFFSATMPKAIVDLSKLILGDFEKVSIEPEKPTAERVDQGIYFVSKKSKPKLLKHLIETENPATVLVFSRTKHGANKIVKILDKAGINAAAIHGNKSQAARQKALSAFKDGQTQVLVATDIAARGIDVSELEMVIQYDLPNVSETYVHRIGRTGRAKASGVALAFCDKEERAYLRDIEKLIKQKIDVIAEHPFLIDGPDDPSDEPDARPPRNNTRNNSRNSNSSRNSSGRSKNNDDRRNSGPVKRTAGNPKKRFNSKPESN from the coding sequence ATGACATTTAAAGAATTAGGTCTTATAGACCCTATCCTTAAAGCTTTAGCTGATAAAGGATACACCCACCCTACCCCTATTCAACAGCAAGCAATACCGGTATTATTAAGAGGACAAGATTTATTAGGTTCTGCACAAACAGGAACTGGTAAAACAGCGGCGTTTACCATCCCGATACTTCAACAAATTTATAACAACATAGGTTCTGGCAAAGGCACACGCAAGCTTAAAGCTTTGATTATTACCCCTACGCGAGAACTTGCTATACAAATAGACGATAATGTAACCGAATACAGCAAATATACCGGTATTAAAAATACTGTGATTTTTGGTGGTGTTAAACAGGCTTCGCAGGTTTCTGCAATGCGCAAAGGAGTTGATGTATTAACTGCTACTCCGGGACGTCTTTTAGACCTGGTTAAACAAGGGTTTATTAGTTTAAAAGATATTGAATATCTGGTGCTTGATGAAGCAGACCAGATGCTCGATATGGGTTTTATTCACGATATTAAGAAAGTACTAAAACTAGTACCGCACGATAGACAATCATTATTCTTTTCGGCTACGATGCCAAAGGCGATTGTAGATCTTTCTAAACTTATACTTGGTGATTTTGAAAAAGTAAGTATAGAGCCTGAGAAACCTACTGCAGAACGTGTAGATCAGGGGATTTACTTTGTAAGCAAAAAAAGTAAGCCAAAATTATTAAAGCATCTTATTGAGACTGAAAATCCCGCTACCGTTTTGGTTTTTTCACGTACTAAGCACGGTGCTAATAAGATTGTAAAAATCTTAGATAAAGCAGGAATTAATGCTGCAGCTATACACGGTAACAAATCACAGGCTGCTCGTCAAAAAGCCCTAAGCGCTTTTAAAGATGGTCAAACTCAGGTTTTAGTAGCCACTGATATCGCTGCAAGGGGTATCGATGTTTCTGAATTAGAAATGGTAATTCAGTATGATTTACCTAACGTTTCTGAAACCTACGTACACCGTATAGGTCGTACGGGTAGAGCAAAAGCCAGTGGCGTTGCGCTAGCTTTTTGTGATAAAGAAGAGCGTGCTTATCTTAGAGATATCGAAAAATTAATTAAGCAGAAGATAGATGTGATTGCAGAACACCCGTTCTTAATTGACGGTCCTGACGATCCTTCAGATGAACCTGATGCTCGACCACCACGCAACAACACACGTAATAACTCACGCAACAGCAACAGTTCACGTAATAGTTCTGGTCGTTCAAAAAACAACGATGATCGCAGAAATAGCGGCCCTGTAAAACGTACAGCGGGAAACCCTAAAAAACGTTTTAACAGCAAACCAGAATCGAATTAA